DNA sequence from the Uloborus diversus isolate 005 chromosome 1, Udiv.v.3.1, whole genome shotgun sequence genome:
GAAAGATTTCGGTATCCTCTGAAAtagttttaagaaatgaaaagagCAAGAAATTTCAATCCCACAACTACTTTTTGACTCTTCCTACCTTTTTAATGTCAATGACAACGATTCGTGTAGAAATCCTTTTCAACCTGAAAAAGATCGCGGTTTTTTCTTGCTCTGATTTCATGATGCATGGTGAAACTATTTTAAATATCTGATATTCGGTAAGTAGGATAGTTTCTATTGCCCATTTTCCATTTTATCAGAAACCGGAATGCTACTTGCTACTAACATTAGAGAACCTGCGAAATGTAACTTGCAGTAGACTCTCAAATAAGCGAGATCCGATTGTGAGGGAAGCCTTCTCTCCCCCACTCCCCGCTTAAAAAAAAGGAGTACTCTTACGGAATGTTGGGAAAAGTATATTGTGTAATACTAAAACCAGattctttttttactgtttaatatccttcttcaaaatatatttacgtcatttttcaaagcattttcgTCAAGATTTGCATAGATTGTATTATACTATCTATGCAAATTGGATAGATAGTATAATACAAAACACTATGCACTATGGATATTTGCTATAGTGTTTTGAAGTTCCTTTCATAAATCAACCCAGTGCTACATAAGGAAGTTTTATATCATAGGGCTGTgataattttacttaaattttacttaatttttttaagtaaaacatttttcagacGAACATTTCGGAGAAAATTTTATACtgtactcattaattaaaacctataaatatatatatatatttatgcatcacAAATATTGCGGTAAATACTAATTGATTAAATTACatccctttagctttagcatacttttggacagtttaagacactttcgaacagttttgaaaggaaaaaaaaacacctattcTGTCCTTcaccagttttggacagttcaaaacccaatttttttttttttcagcatgaaaatatctttttgtacatggggctcataggagtgagtcATATACTctgtttttatgctaaaaataaagtgaaaaaattaaaacaaactcctaaaaaaattagttttgttgttttttgagtATTTTAGGGGGGAATAATACCCCATGGGTCTCCTGACGTGCTCCAAATGTGCATGCATTTGAACTTTGCACCTTTCTAGTATATCAAAAGAGTGTTAATGGGTAATATAATGCTTCCCCCCCCCTTGGAAACAAAAGTAATGGCTGTgaaactgtcaaaaatttaaaaaaaaaatgggggagggtgccatttttcaaaatgttggaTATGTAGAAGAAAACATtgattatattttgttttcaggTTTTATTTTGCACttgtggtacccacacggctttgcccgtaatagaaaaattgaaaggtcttttggttcgcctgtatatttacaaatgtatggtgaattttctcgtcaattggcttgtgcccatgttacggttccacgttatgataatttcgtaatttactcgtccatcttatgatatttttttactttaaattggaatagaaaaagaatcacatcgaattttcgaaaaatcgcttcgaggtgcacacccccatgctacaaactaactttgtgccaaatttcatgaaaatccgccgaacggtctaggcgctatgcgcgtcacagacatcctccggacagagagactttcagcttcattattagtaactagtggctcccgcacggctttgcccgtaatagaaaaatcaaaaggtcttttggttcgcctgtatatttacaaataatgtatggtgaattttctcgccatttggcttgtacccattttacggttccacgttatgataatttcgtatctcgccaattggcttgtgcccatgttacggttccacgttatgataatttcgtaatttactcgtccatcttatgaaattttttacttaaaattggaatagaaaaagaatcacatcgaattttcgaaaaattgcttcgaggtgcacacccctatgctacatactaactttgtgccaaatttgatgaaaatcggccgaacggtttaggcgctacgcgcgtcacagacatccagacagactttcagctttattattagtaaagaagataagaTTCAGCAATAATtatatcagaagcattttgaaagtttttttttttttatgcacgGCATGCATTAATAAGCACTTGCATTAATAACGCTGGGTAATTagctagttaaaatataaaatgatccaTGCACTAACTAAAATAAcacttaaaatgtgtttttatttgtcAGGTGTTACATTGAAAGAGTCCAGTTTTATatataatcctttttaaaaaaaaattgataaaaatcaaaTTGCTTCATGAAGTCCTCATCATCTGAAACTGTAATTTCAAGGGAATATACagttggacctccatatatctaaatagcaaattgccggaaaaaaaaaattcgatatatagaaatttcgatttatagaaacaatcttattttatcaaaaatctgCTAAAACATTGAAACTAAAgttaattttcgtgcatgaaacccaatttctaatttatacgagcatcgaattaaataaaagttaataattaaaaaattacagaaattacatttttgcgccttcatacatcttcattcttcggcaattcaacttgatccgcaacattggaggatttttgttttgacagtgtaactgagagaaaagtaaaaaatcaaatctACTTAACTTgtatgatttttactgaagctaaaaagacaaGAAATGATAATAAATAGACAAAAggaataacttgaaactgattttagtgttactggtttatttatttaattcatttttattttaaccaatgatACCTTCATTAGCAATCTTTTATGTGAAAATTCCTTTGTATGCGTAGACAATTCTTTCATTGTGTCTTATAAACATGTAGAAAATAATTCATActataataatttattaattatttttattttctgatgtTTTTTGTAGAAAATGGCTAGAAATCATGAAAAACATTATGGAAGACTAAATAGACTGTTTCTGTTGAAAGAAAAAGAGGGTATGGTATTTATGCTTTACTTCTTGTAATGTTGATTTTTTGAgtcttattaatttattattaagaaCCACTTATTTGGGagaatttcttaatttattaGTTCAGAATTTGCTTTTTACGGTGATCAGTGATCATGCTCCATGCCAGGGGGGTGCGCAGAAATTTTGGTACCCATACATCCCTAAACATATTTCAcctatcattttaaaaatcttgggccCTTTTCAGGTTTTAGCtgtgccaacaggtgtcccttctctgtCGCCTCTTTCACAAATCCTAAAGTCACTACAggctttttattatattttattacattttaaatgttaaataagagattttttgtcATTTATGTCCTATCGCTACCAAGTAAAAGTCTGACAACATCtcatataataatatttttgtaatttataatgCAATCTAGACCATTGCTACTGTTAGTGTGATTGCAGCAAATAATTAAGTTTAGAAAGATTTTATTAATATGTACTACAAGTTAGGGGAAGGGGAGGTACCAAATCAAGTTTGTGCCTAGTGTCCTCATAAGCCTTAGTCAGGCCCTGGCCTTAGATATAGcccaattttgcacaaaaaaacacacacacacacatttttatttatttttatttgcaattaggtctaaaaaaaattggattctatttttttaaaattaatttatttatttctggtttatttatttaattttaaattatgaatttattttcattgtatTTAATTCTAATATTGAACTTTTATTTCTCTCCTTAGAATTTGAGAAAGCTAATCCAACAAGGCCAAAACTTGTAAGTTAGTTGTCTTTTAACTTCTACCTCACTCAAAAATGctaattttgtcattttgttgCGAGATTTTAGCCAAGTTTAAAAGCTCTTTAGTCAaaatgaaattggaaaaaaagcaTTACCAAAATGCTAATACACCTTCATATATCGAACTttcacatatcaaaattttctatatatattgaaatcccagcaatttctatgttcattgtatagaaaaattgtttctatatatcctaaaaatctttatatatcgggaaaaaaaattgagacattcgtagatttttttttttttactttagactGTTCATCTtctgaaaaatgaaggttagaggagaaaattatgttcactaaaggttgctacggaactcataaggaatctggggttgaagggtgtgtagttaagACATTGTTCTGTCCTGAAGTTCTTAAATTtgctcaagtttatttcaaatcttagttgtaacaaGTAActctgtaaaatcagtttcaagtcatccttTTGTCtcttgattatcattcctagtcttcttagcttcagtaaaaatcattcaagttaagtagactgattttttatttttttctagatcacattgttaaaacaaaaatcccctaatgttgcgatcaagttgaattgccgaagaatatgaagatgtatgttggcgtaaaaatgtaatttctgttaattttttaatcattaactttcgtttaatccagTGCtggtataaattataaattgggtttcatacacgaaaattagcttttattttaatgttttaggatacttttataataaaataagatagttttcatatatcgaattttttcccggcaatttgctactttgatgtatggaggtccgactgtatgttGGAAGATTAAAGGCGAAAAATGCGACCATAAGCAGAAACCCTGTTTTATGTGTGTTGTCTGAGTTaacatttaatgataaaaaaaaattaattatgaatgCATGGTTgcttactttgtctgtattttgtTTTGTACATTATTCTCTTTCAAATGTAATTTGAAGTAAAGTTATAAACtcctttttcaaactttaaaaactcACATTATTATATATTATGTAttttatatcaaaattttatgcatCTAGCAGAAAAGTTTCAATtgatttgagtaaaaaaaaaatgtgacactAAAAAAGTTGCTTTTGGGAAAGTAGTTACATGAAGTTTAGGAGACGATTTCATCACTATGACTACTTGTTATGCTATTGTTTTACATTTCGCTCTTAATCTATTGGACTTGTAGTTCCCAATTATTATTTGTGATTTTTCTGTCGTGATTTTAAATTTGTGTCTTTTTGCAGGATCTTCTAAATACTCctgaagaaatacaaaaatggatTCCAAGTATTAAAAAAGACATtgatttttatctgaaaaaatctAAGGTTAGTTTCTTCATTCTTTTAACGAAATTATGGGGCAGTttgaagcaaagggatataagacagcatgatttagaaaaagattttaatgaaagCTTATCTAGGATCTGAACTGAAGGGAGTCGGTACCTCGTAAACTCATTGTCATAATGTATCTTTTAACGAAATTATAAGGCAGTTtaaagcaaagggatataagacagcatgatttagataaagatttcaatgaaagcttatcTAGGATCTGAACTAAAGGGAGTTGGTACCTCATATACTCATAGtcataatatttcttttaatgaaattgtGAGACTGTTAGAAACAAAGGAAAATAAgacagcattatttagaaaaaaaattcaataaaagctTATCTAGGATACAGGGTTCATTGATTTAAATTAGcttgattttaatcatgattgtttgttaaaaatcattgattttaatttactgtttttttaaacaaaatcaataattaaaatcagttgattttacttgtTGTTACATATGGCCATATGGCTTTATTCAGAAAGATATTAATCCATTTAAATGGCAGTCAAGAACTGTAAAAGGAATTATAATAAACAATTGAACATACAACAatagtaacattttaaaattgaaaagaaatctgTAAATTAGAGGATTTCACAATTGTAGCAAAAATAAAGAGAAAGTCATTTCAGGAAGTCTATGACAGGTGGTGCGAACCAATGAAGTTTTCCGAGTAGACAGATTTTGTGCTGACAGAATACAGACACATTAAATATgctttgataaaatttttatttggtttgtttgttttcttgtttaaaacaaatgcaatgtttaagttttctttaagacttaaatattttgaaaatatttgttttttaagtttttaagcataaaaaaaaagaaagtactgATGATTTTCAACTACTTGCTGCCAAAGTTGCATATCTCAAAAACCGAAATttatctgaaaagaaagaaaaataaaagcttaagcactttcaatttttaataaatttacaaatttcaaacttttaaaataccTAAATAATTGGActtataaaaatagtttatatgctgCAATACATCGTAGCCAAGGTTTAAAATCACTGCTATTACTAGaatagggcttttttttttttcaatttaataattagtataattaataataaaattaataagtaaactgTTTATTTAGTGTTACATATTATTTGCATCATTGCTATTCCATAATTAACATAACTTAATACAACAACTATGGTTGCGTTTGACGAGCTCGACCGGGAGCGACcagttagttaatcacgtgacagctaatgatcacgtgctccaatcgaCCAATCagctgcttagaatggtaaccgctgtgataaccggttgatcatagaacgcttcggttagtaaccagttacttacttgtcgaccggtgagtttcgtcgaacgcagccttaatttgttatgatttttttaaggtTTCATTTTGACAGTTTTAATAACCTCAATCAATCAATTTAAGGTTTTATTTTTACCAACTCCTGTTGAATTGGGTTTTAATCATTTTTGCCATGATTTTTTCcgctgtcccggcaaaaatacctttttgccggcaaaatgGTCAACTCTGTAAGAGAATCACGTTCAAATGCTGCCGTTAATCAGCTAATTgtataactgaattttttttttggcagttaaattcagttatttttaatttacataaaaacatgAATGCAGTGTCATTTGAGAGCTCTTGATTTGagtattttgaatgaataaaaactgGCAAGCtgatttttttaaggttttacttTTATCAACTCCTGTTAAATTAGTTTGaatcaaaacttcaaaatttccacttacatccttttgcttctcactgcctcaaattaacattttttgaaaaaaaaaaagttcaattcttaattttctcaaaaagtaACCGAGTCACTAACATTCCTTTTAAGATTTTATTTGCAAATATTGAAGTGTGAGATAGCAAAAAGCTTTTAACATttctggactttttttttttttttttgcaataatgtgagatcattttttagcttttagttaaattttttacatacactgttatCGTATTTAGCCATAGTCATGAGAGTGTAGTTGATTTTTGAAGCTATTGCATACACTGGTATTGTTTTTTAGCTAATTTGTGCATTATCTGCAAATTTTGCTTCTGTGTGGTTACCGTGCCacacactagcgcagccagaactGCCATCTGGagagggttttttgatcaaaaataccttctgaaggattttttttttgatcaaaacagcccttttgtATGCACAAACTACTGTATAAGAACTTGCATTTAGGTTAAAACCAATGGCTATGGGgtgttttctcccccccccccttttgctgTGCCACTGGAACCACCATACTCTCGATAATCAGGAATTAACTATACTTATTTGTCATTGTATTGTTGTTCTGCAAATAGCGTATACAGTGGATTCCtgacttacgcaagggatgcgttccaagacccctcgctaagtcaaattttcgcgttgtgggaAAAGGtatatgtaaaaacttttataaacatacccatttattttagacacttgtaaacacaacctcaaactgttttaaaccattccttaactatacattaccatCTCTTGCACCAAGAacggaatttttatttgtattttttttaaagctgttttattcgaCATAAAATACTGATACgatgcaaaatcaatgatcaatggaaaAGAGGGTTATAAAATAAACAAGTACAGCATGTAcagtatattaataaaataatgcactTGTACAGTAGAtcgaatttaatttaattataacggCTTTCAATGCAAGCCGTTTGTTATTGAATTgactttttattgcatttttacaactattttaaagctattcaaattttgtttgatgtaCAGCTTTGTAATCTAAATTctgaaaattgcttaaaaattgttttaaaatttagctgaaacttctttttttatcaACGCTAACTCATCCATTGTATTTCATAGGTAACATGCTATTCTGACCAACAAATTGAAGACTGTAACTTGAAGATTGTTCAACTTGAAAAagaatttaaagcttttatacGTAAAATTAAGAAACTGACGCCTGGAGTTCTCGATGTTATTCCGTGGACAAGTCGACCttacaaaaggaaaaaactaGGTACATTCTTACCTTTAAGATGTTTCACCAATAACTTATTTGCTATTTTCTAGCTTTGATTTTTTAAGAACTCTGATGTTTTGCattggctgaaaaaaaaagctctttatcCAAGGCTTAATTTACTGGGGAGCTTACATGAGCTCAGACCCTGTAGTTAACCCTTTTTTTCAATTGTATGTACAAAGAAATACTTGTACATGAAAGAGAGAGTATGGAGAAATAGTACAACAGTTATTAGTTCAAAATTGTTGAGATATGCacacacgtgttttggggttacaaggaaccccttttttgaCGTAAAGGGAGTAAACTTATGgatggatgtcttttcatccacttcaattcattttgtgctttaatcatcaattttgtGTTAATTAACATTGTAATACAGTCGGTTTAaaaaaacctctatttaacgaatttcgcaatttagcaaatcttttttttcccccaactaaaatgaaggcaaaacccccctatttaccgaataataaaccccaaattgacgaatttttttaacagctggaaaaaaaaatgtttgttgatttgagttaggaaacattggattgttttccaaatgaggCATCCatcttgtccgaagcagaaaaagatttttcttggAATCGACAATTTTTGATGAGCGAGAGGGCAACCAATAAATAGCGATTCTAATTCAGAAAGCGATGATGAAACTCCGATTAAAACTGTTACCTCTTCTagtgctttacatggcctggaaactgtaaacATATCTCAtacagcaggctgtaaatgacacagtatatACTttccaactctactgtttttaacgggagactcacGTTTTTTGCTCCCATTttccgatttcccgttttttacgattttctcccgtttttgcagttttttcagtcaatcattaaaagtttcttctcaatagatagcgcccttttctagtctaccaatgtctaggaataagaatttttccaattaataactcatgtagtaaaaattaattttttggaatatttccaaattttacgttcaacgaagcacgtgctttgccgaaaattgcagcatatttcaatctttttgcatcttgaaaatatttcagttgttttgaaagtttaaagttatttcaacatgtgctaccctatacctacttattttatattttattttcaaaaaactattgatttttttcttgcggattttagtaattaaatttttgtagctacttctTTGGTTGAAACTGGGGAATGTACGAatacgaaactttaagcaaattcactccttattatttggtttttcctttgcactatatttttcttgctgctacaaATTTGCTTATATCGATGAAAAATCcccattttactttaaatttagaattcatgttattaaatgcaaaatttaataattctgttttAAAGATATGCGACTGGTGAATCACCTACATACCTCTAGTAGaatatcctgtttttttttccttcataggttggcaagtatgcacaatattttcttctctccataaagtcaaaAGAGAACAATTTCGAATCAAGtttcaaggaaattgtcaaacatctatttcTCTGTtcgtttaaatttcaaattaattaggGTGTAAAAGTcacggaatgctgaataaaaagtgtacactttctgtTTCTAATTGTGGATATTTTTGCACATTTACTTATTAGGGCTACTGTTAagataattgcatttttttccctcaccccAATATTTTGAATAACCCTTATTTAACGTAGAAAAGTTTCGGTCTCGATGAATTCTTTCAattgggatccgactgtatatatctttccctttttttattgcTGTGCTTTTTTTCCGTTTACCTGTTAATATTTTGCTGTGTGTTCAGAATGACCAATTAAGTGTTAATAAAAGTGCCTACTTTAATAGCTAATAACATTTGTCTTTGTTTCAGACTGTCTTGAAGAAGCAGAGCCGCAAAAAGAGTTTACACCAATTGCCACACCCTTGTTAAATGAAACCAAGGAAACCGAAAAACGACTTGAGATTTTAGACTCTCCTTCCATGAACGAACCGCTGACTTTTAACCAACCTGGTGCACCCAATTCGAACTCCAAACCATTCAACTCCTCAGAAAGCACAAATGCAAATTCAAGTGGATTGGGATCAAATGTGGAAGCACTATCTGCTCAATATATTGAAGAGAATATGTCTTTCAATGGCATGTATCCACTTGGAGATAGCATTTTGTGCCAGAAATATAATGAAGCATCCTCGATGTGTTTCAAAAGCAACGATGTGGTGCCTAGTCTGCAACGGGATTTGAAATCTGTCCATTGTGATCTGATTCATTGCGATGATTCCTCAGTGAACACAACAGAAGACTCTTTATGTGAAAAAGCAGGAAATCTCAAGAAAAGACTTTGTAAAATTACTCCTTCAAATCAAGATTTTTCAAATGGCGACTATAGTTTAAGTGGTCAAGAACGTGATATATTAAATGGGGAGAAATCtgattctgaatttaaaaaacaattttctcatTCAAGAACTAATACAGGCTTACAGACTCATTGTGCAAGTAATGATAAAATATCTGTATCATCTAATCAGTCGTCCTTGAAATTAGTTGATTATAATTGCAGCGACAGTGATAGTTGCAGTGAATAAATTTTCTGTTATCAGTATTTATgtagttttattttgtttgttaaattatttttattggctATTATTATTAGTTTGATATGTTATTTTTGACACGTGCTTCCTGAATTTCATGATGCAGTTTTTGAAATACaatagacccttgttttacgctgGTTTATTTcacgtggtttaagatttgacacctttattttattttaagtggatgagtttcggttttgcacggatgcggcaatgcaaacagataacattttcccctctttcaaaatccaaactcctaaagattgcagattgcgcgtaatcaactgcattttggagtGCTAATAATCGCACTTGGGCCACTGgggacattttatgcgattgattccagagctctttccagaagtaaagttattaaattcacacagttcagaactcactggaagatgAGCTTCTAAGAGTGACAGAAGAGGCCAAAACCAACAAGAATACCGACTTCGGTGACACACAAGCAAAActattcacattgaaaattttgagccattcctagacaatagaaatgatctttctgatttgttagtgaaggaagattctatcatggaaatgacgcaagtgcaaatgctctgcaaagaatgacagagaaaaattcttaatgactgccaaaagactaatCCTAGCcaactcctctttataaacaaaacacgaaattagtttgttttctttatgcatgttgggcataaaagtcaatataagtacacattaaacttattatgcgattagtcatcactagaaggaagtatttttttatctatggaacctaacccctattttaacactagtatt
Encoded proteins:
- the LOC129220539 gene encoding uncharacterized protein LOC129220539, encoding MARNHEKHYGRLNRLFLLKEKEEFEKANPTRPKLDLLNTPEEIQKWIPSIKKDIDFYLKKSKVTCYSDQQIEDCNLKIVQLEKEFKAFIRKIKKLTPGVLDVIPWTSRPYKRKKLDCLEEAEPQKEFTPIATPLLNETKETEKRLEILDSPSMNEPLTFNQPGAPNSNSKPFNSSESTNANSSGLGSNVEALSAQYIEENMSFNGMYPLGDSILCQKYNEASSMCFKSNDVVPSLQRDLKSVHCDLIHCDDSSVNTTEDSLCEKAGNLKKRLCKITPSNQDFSNGDYSLSGQERDILNGEKSDSEFKKQFSHSRTNTGLQTHCASNDKISVSSNQSSLKLVDYNCSDSDSCSE